In the genome of Pusillimonas sp. T7-7, the window GAAGTCTCAATTCAGATGTGAGTCATCAGGCTGGCATTTCCTTTGAGATGATTCGGAACAAAAAGTAGTACTGGGGAATATTTTTTCGTATTTATCGCTTTTCTGGAAATGTGAGGGAGTCAATCATGATGAATTTTGAGATGCTCGATACCAGCTCGAATGGTACTGTCATTAAAGTAGTGGGCGTGGGCGGAGCAGGGGGCAATGCAATCGCCCACATGATCCGTTCTGGTGTTCACGGTGTGGATTTCATCTGCGCCAATACCGATGCGCAAGCGCTGGCCACCAGCGAAGCACCCGTGCAAATCCGCTTGGGACGCACCGGCCTGGGTGCGGGTGCACGACCTGAACAAGGCCGTGCAGCAGCTGAAACCGCACGCGAAGAGATTCGCGCCGCCCTGACGGGAGCCAACATGGTGTTCATTACTGCCGGCATGGGCGGCGGCACAGGTACCGGAGCCGGTCCTGTCGTTGCCGAAGTGGCCAAGGAATTGGGCATATTGACCGTAGGTGTCGTAACCAAGCCTTTTGCTTTCGAGGGTGGCAAACGCCTGAAGATGGCTGAAGATGGAATTTCCGAACTGTCCAAGCACGTGCATTCGTTGATCGTGGTGCTGAACGAAAACCTGTACGACCTGATGGACGACGATGCCACCCAGGACGATTGCTTCAAGGCCGCCGACGACGTCTTGCATAACGCTTGCGCCGGTATTGCCGAAATCATCAACGTCGAAGGCAATGTGAACGTCGACTTCGAAGACGTGAAGACCATTATGGGCGAGCAGGGCCAAGCGATGATGGGAACCTCGATTGCTGCGGGTGCTGATCGTGCCCGTGTCGCAGCCGAGCGCGCCATTGCATGCCCCTTGCTCGAGGGTGTTGATTTGCATGGCGCACGCGGCATGCTGGTCAACATTACTGCCAGCCGTACATTGAAAATGCGTGAAACCCGCGAAATCATGGATACCATCCGTGGTTACGCTGCAGACGACGCAACCATTGTTTTCGGCACAGCATACGATGAGAACATGGGCGAAAACCTCCGTGTAACCGTTGTCGCAACCGGTTTGGGCCGTCCCGCATCA includes:
- the ftsZ gene encoding cell division protein FtsZ — protein: MMNFEMLDTSSNGTVIKVVGVGGAGGNAIAHMIRSGVHGVDFICANTDAQALATSEAPVQIRLGRTGLGAGARPEQGRAAAETAREEIRAALTGANMVFITAGMGGGTGTGAGPVVAEVAKELGILTVGVVTKPFAFEGGKRLKMAEDGISELSKHVHSLIVVLNENLYDLMDDDATQDDCFKAADDVLHNACAGIAEIINVEGNVNVDFEDVKTIMGEQGQAMMGTSIAAGADRARVAAERAIACPLLEGVDLHGARGMLVNITASRTLKMRETREIMDTIRGYAADDATIVFGTAYDENMGENLRVTVVATGLGRPASSRPQLVPNAAEELRTGTDNMPVTGYDYGNSDVPAVIRNPRSQASAQVRALETAGMDHFDIPAFLRKQAD